The following coding sequences lie in one Mycobacterium sp. DL440 genomic window:
- the rplF gene encoding 50S ribosomal protein L6, giving the protein MSRIGKQPVLVPTGVDVTIDGRNVSVKGPKGTLTLDVAEPITVERNDDGAIVVSRPDDERRSRSLHGLSRTLVANLVTGVTEGYTRKMEIFGVGYRVQLKGSNLEFALGYSHPVVIEAPEGITFAVETPTKFSITGIDKQKVGQISAVIRRLRRPDPYKGKGVRYEGEQIRRKVGKTGK; this is encoded by the coding sequence ATGTCGCGTATTGGAAAGCAGCCGGTCCTGGTTCCCACCGGGGTCGATGTGACGATTGACGGCCGCAACGTCTCGGTCAAGGGCCCCAAGGGCACCCTGACCCTGGATGTCGCCGAGCCGATCACCGTCGAGCGCAACGACGACGGCGCCATCGTGGTCAGCCGTCCCGATGACGAGCGGCGCAGCCGCTCCCTGCATGGGCTCTCCCGCACCCTGGTGGCCAACCTGGTCACCGGCGTCACCGAGGGCTACACCCGCAAGATGGAGATCTTCGGCGTCGGCTACCGCGTGCAGCTCAAGGGTTCCAACCTGGAGTTCGCGCTCGGTTACAGCCACCCCGTGGTGATCGAGGCGCCCGAGGGCATCACGTTCGCCGTCGAGACGCCCACCAAGTTCTCGATCACAGGCATCGACAAGCAGAAGGTCGGTCAGATCTCCGCTGTCATCCGTCGCCTGCGCCGCCCCGATCCCTATAAGGGCAAGGGTGTGCGTTACGAGGGTGAGCAGATCCGCCGCAAGGTCGGAAAGACAGGTAAGTAA